The genomic segment GAGGTGGAGTTCAGAGCTCTGGGCATAAATGGGGAGGAAAAGAAGTTCTTAATCGTTGCGACTAACTCTTCTCCAACAATAACCCAGCAAGATGTGAAGAATTCCTTAGTAAACCCATCTGGACCTGGGGTTTTATTTTAAGGCATCCCTGACAGAACCTCTTTAATGATCTCTAAGGTTATCGGAGCAAGCAATAACCCTTGTTGAGTTTGCGAGCAAATAGGCATATTAAGCGATTCAAGGAACTTGTGTAGCTGTGGACAAAACTGACCCTTGACCGAGCCTAGAATTCCTTCAAAATACTCAACAACATAAGTGTGAATATCCTTTGCAGATTCAACTCTTGAGCCATCGGGTCTTACCAAATACTTCACCGCGTTGATTCCATTCCTCATTTTCATGGTCATATGAAAAAATGCAGTATTGAAGTCACCTTCCGCCAACCATTTGATACGCGATCTCTGCCTGAAAAAGCTCTCCTCAGCTAACCTTAGCAAAACCCAGTTTTCTCTTGCAGATTTCTCATGTAAAAAAGTTACAGGGGAAGGATCAGAGAGAGCAGCTAGTTGAAGTGATTTGAGCATTTCACTTGCCTCAAAGACTCTTTTTCGATCTCACTATAATTGGCCTTACACAAAGACTTGAGCGGTCTCTTCAGAAGCTTAAGCTTAAAGGCAAACGCGCACAATGTAGAAGCTTTCTCACCTGCCTCTACCCAAGCTGCTTTTACCGTGTCTAAGAAAGACGGATGCTTAGTAAGAAGGTTGAAGAACTTAAACGGTCTTGTGCCAAAGTCTGGAGGCTTCGTGAAAATGTTGATGATACAAGGGGCATGATCGGAAAACTCTGGAGCTTTGAAAGAGCAGTGACTGGTTGGGAAAACATTAATCCAGTTGCCATTCACTAAGCATCTGTCTAATTTCTTGCCAATGGGGTCAATCTCTTGATGATTGGACCAAGTGAAACAAGGACCTTGAAACAGGAGATCAAATAGACTAGTATCTGCGAGGCATTCCCCAAACACTCTCATAGCACTAGTTGAGCGAATGATAGCTTGTTTCGAGGTCTCTGAGGGATGTAgaatctcattaaaatcaccattAACCATCCATGGGAGAGAAGATAAACCAAAAGATAAGTGAGTATCACGGAGAGACTGCCACAGTTCAAGCCTGTCCTCTTGCACATTTGAACCATAGACCGCTGTGTAGACAAAACTTTGACCTGATTCCAAGGTAACCTCTACTGAGATAGATTGCAggtcagaaaacaaaaatctcaccTTCGTTGGGAGCTTGAAGATGAACCAGATCTTTCCTAGCTCTGAATGCTGATAATTACTTATTACATACCATTCTGGTCCGATAGAAGACAAAATGTGGTTACTATTAGGCTCCTTAACATGCGTTTCCAAAAGCGCTCCAAAAGTTATTGGTTTACTATTTATCCAGTTAGCGAGCGTTCGATGCTTTGTTACTTCGTTTATACCCCGCACGttccaaaaaaaagtatcagACATAGATAATTAGTTGAGGTTGTGACGCTTCCCTAAATCCAGGGAATGACCGCCACCATTGATTGGTGATTTTTTACCCAACTTCCGCTTTTTCTGTTTGCCCTTGttcccagaagaagaagatgttgaaggGGAGTAATGAGTTGTCTCGCAAGCTTGAGACTCCTCCAAGACTCAGTCCTCTGCCTCTTTCTCTTCACACAAAACATTAAAGGGGTTGGAGGATGGCATTAGCTTTGAAAAGGTTGTTGCTAGCACCCTACATGGGACAGTGCGCGATGCCTTAACAAAGTTAGACTCAGCAATAGCGGATACGGTTGAGTGGGTGACTCCACCCTTCAGAACCGAAACAGGTGCTTCATCATCCTGATTCACTACAATCGGAGCACAAGGAACAGTAGAATCAGTACCAGCTTTATCTATCCCTGACAAAGAGACATCAGGACCCTCTGCGATATCCAAAACCTCGGGTGACCCTACATTTCCCAAGCTTGGGCCAACAGTTGAGGCACAACCTGTACTTGTGTCCACTACCACAGTATTAAGTTGACCTTGACCTACGGCAGCCAACGAATTTTCTCCACTTTCCCTGATCGAAGACATGTCACCCTTGACGGTTTGCTCACTAGTCACCTTTGCGACATAAACTTTCTCCACTTGCTCTCCAACAGGGCCTctatgagaagaagaagatttaccTTTCCCCTGTCGTTCTGGGGGAACCTGATCTTTTGGAGCTTTCTCCTGAGGAGATTGGGGACAGAAAGCAGCCTTGTGACCAATCTGCTTGCAAACCGGACAAAGAGGTGGGAGCCATGGGTAGGTTACCGAAACAACACAGATTAATCCATCCTCCCTCTCTATTTCTAGATCATTTGGAAGCGGCTTTGTTAGATCGACGATGATCTTGATTTCAGCAGAGTTGATACTGGAGAACGGCTTAGCGTCTACGACTTGCCCCAGCGGCCTAGCAATATAGCTCAAGCCTTCCTCGGTTACCAGGTCGAAGGGGATATTTG from the Camelina sativa cultivar DH55 chromosome 12, Cs, whole genome shotgun sequence genome contains:
- the LOC104733698 gene encoding uncharacterized protein LOC104733698 — encoded protein: MVNGDFNEILHPSETSKQAIIRSTSAMRVFGECLADTSLFDLLFQGPCFTWSNHQEIDPIGKKLDRCLVNGNWINVFPTSHCSFKAPEFSDHAPCIINIFTKPPDFGTRPFKFFNLLTKHPSFLDTVKAAWVEAGEKASTLCAFAFKLKLLKRPLKSLCKANYSEIEKESLRENWVLLRLAEESFFRQRSRIKWLAEGDFNTAFFHMTMKMRNGINAVKYLVRPDGSRVESAKDIHTYVVEYFEGILGSVKGQFCPQLHKFLESLNMPICSQTQQGLLLAPITLEIIKEVLSGMP